The genome window ACCAAAGCAACAGGCATATCTACCTCTTCTTACTTTCTGCACAAGGTCACTGTTTCCATGGCGACAGTGTGATGGCTAGTTTTGCCTCCTTAGTCCTTATATTTTTTCACTCCACTCCCTTCATATCTGCAATATATCTGTTTGAAGACCCCTCGTGACTGTTGTGGCTCCGGCTCCCGCCTCCCCACCAACTGTTCTTCACTTTTCATCCCTACCTCCCTCTTCCTTAAGCCTTCCTCTTTGAAGACTAAATGAAAAATCAAAGCGTAAACAGACTAGAGGAGAGACAATGTTTTGATGGCCTATAAATGATGCAacatcaaagtgtgtgtgtttttctgtgacaAAAATGAGACTGAGCAGGGGTCGCTTCAATATCAAAGGCCTCCACCCTCTGTTAGATGTTTGGCACAGGGATAGTGGAAAAGTCTCACACTGTTTTGTTATCAGCTTTCCTCTGTTAGTCTGCAAATGAATTGCTGATACAGATTAATGAGATCTAACCCATCTTCCCCTTATTTTTTTGCAGGTTCCTAGCTGCTTCACTGACTATGTTAGTCCCGTCTGCGTTCGTCTGACAGGGTCACACTACATTACAAAGCAGCCTCATTTGCCTCTTTATGTGTATAACAGATGGACTATCAGCGCCCAAGCTCGTGTGACCCTGGGGTGATGGCAAGGTAACGGGACACTGAGTGGACGTAGATCATTACTGGGTTAACAGGGATGCTACAGACTGCATCCTTATGCTCCCCTTCATTTTCCCAAGCAATATTCTGCCGTCGTGCAGCACATGCCGCCAGATAAAGCGAGACAAATGAGACATGGAGAGGGGTGAGAAACGTGCCTGAGCTAAGTGACAGAGAGACAATCAAAGAAGCAAGAGGACATGGAGGAAATGAGAGTGGGGCGAGAGCAGAGAGAGGATTGACAGGGAAGATGGAGAACTCAGAcatggaagaagaagagaggaggagtaGGAGAAAAGTAGTAAAGGTTGAAGTGTGAAGAAAAGGTAGGAGGAGGAGTGGGAGCAAGAACTTAATCTTAATTAAAGTGAaggatgtatggctgttgtttAGGAGCCACAGGGGAAATGCACAGCTGCTctttttgactgctttgctccTCAGGCATGCTGGCTTCACTGTGATATCACCCAGAGCTGTGTTATTAAGAGATCTCATTTTGTGATGAGTGACAGTTAGAATATGAtggcaataaaaataaaccatttttttttttttgtcttcataaaCCTCCTCCAAATTAGACTTGGTATGCTGAACAACTAGTAAATAAATGTGTAGAAATACTAAAGCAATTCCCCTcaacaaaacacattattaggtaaaatccaaatattaaagtAATGGCATTGCATTAAGTTTAGTTTAAGGCCAATGGCAGCGGTTTCCAATGAGCTGCATTTCATACCTTACATATTCACTTTAAGAAAACCATTCTTTCCCTTTGTGCAGtgttacacagagagagagagagagaaataaactgAGCTAAAAAGCTATCACAAATTGTTTTTCATCATTTAGCCACTAGACAtacttttaataaataatctttgtttttgtaaagacaCTTGTTAAAGTATCATATGTTGTCCATTTGCCAAATGCTGATTTACCAACGTCAACTCTGTCAAGTCAGTGTCATTTTGACTTCTTTTATCTTCACGTTTTGGTCCATTGTATGCCAAGTATGAAACTGCTGATACTGGatgtttatttaaattcaaGATCAGATTTGGGTCTCTTGTACATTGTCTTTTGAGCAGGCTTGAATCAGTAAAGGTTCCTGTGTGGTTGAGCTGTGTATGGTACTGAGCATAGGAGCATGGTGGTAAGTGTTCTTGTAGGTGTTGTAGTGGTTGTAGTGCTCCAGAGGGGGCAGGGTTAGGTGTCTCTCCATGGCAGCGACACCTGCAAGCTCTTCTTCAACTGTAATGACCTCCATGGAGGAGGCAGGGCCATCAGAATCCTGCTGGTTATGTTGCTTCCTCATCTTGTAGAAAATAACCAGCAGAACTGCAGCCATAAGTGTGATGGCCACGAAGCAGCCTATGATAATCTTGGTGGTTTTCATCACCTCATCTAGACCATTGAGGGCTCCCTCTCCATCCAGATCAAGAACTGGAATTGTATAAGTCCGCTCTGTGGTCCGTGTTGAAACAGGAGTCCCTTTTGTTGTAGAGGATGAGACCCAGCCAAATGGGGGAAGTGGCGTTTGGCTATCATCCCCCGGAGTCTCAATGGTCTCCACGGTGACTGTGGTAAAATAGGTCACTCCGCTGTTTTCCACAGAAGTGACATTAAGCACAGCGGAGGCAGAAATGTTGCCTGCTGTGTTGCTTACCATACAGGTGTAAGTCCCAGTGTCCTGCATTGTGACGCTAGTGAAGTTCAGTGTCCCATCATTAAGTACAGACAAACGCACCTTATAAGCCCCATGTGTCACCAAAGAGCCATTTGGTGTAAGCCAGCTGATGGATGTCAGCGAGCTGGTACGACATTTAAGCTCTGCACCCATGCCTTCTGTAACATTCAAGTCACTGGGTGGCTCCACAATGACAGGAACATCACACTGGAAATAGCTGTGGTCCAATTCCCCAATGTAGCGACCTTTAAAGACTGCAGGAGAATGGCAACGGGCGCAGCAGCTAGTATTGGCAGGTACTGCCTCCTTCAGCCACCAGCTGAGCCACAAGATATCACAGTTGCAGTTCCAAGGGTTGTGATGGAGGTGGACCCGCTCCAGGCGATGCAATGGTGTGAAGAGGTCATGTGGTAGAAAGGTAAGGTTGTTGTGAGCTAGGTTGAGCTCGACCAGTGACTGAAGATCATCAAAGGAATTCCTCTCGATTGTTTGGATCTGGGCATGCATCATCCACAGCTTTTGGAGGTTCACTAAACCTAAAAAGGAGCTGGGCTTGACAACCGAGAGCTGGTTTCCTGACATTTCTAGCTCTTCAAGTCTGACCAAAGGTAAGATATTGGGGATCTCCTTGAGGTTGCACATTCCCAGGTTCAGGTAGCGCAGGTTGCTCAAGTCCTTGAAGGCTCCGTCAGAAATGTAGGAGAGACGTTTGAGCTCACCTAGATCCAGCCTTCGAAGCGAGGGGACCCGGTTGAAGGCATAAGATGGTATACTTTCGATGGGGTTGTTCCTTAGCCACAATTCCTTCAGCTTAGACAAGTACTCAAATGCTCCATTGGGGATTGTTGTGAGCCGATTATCAAAGAGCTCCAAGGTGTTGAGACTGGCCAGTCCATTAAAGGCGCCAATTTCAATGCTGCGGATGTGGTTCTTGCTCAGCTGCAGGATCTCCAGATGGCGCAGATGTTTGAAACTGTCCACCTTGATGACCTGGATGAGGTTGTCCTGGAGGTTCAGGTAGCGAGTGTTGGTGGAAATGCCATCTGGGACGTCCCGCAGACTGCGTCGGGTGCATATCACTTTGCTGAACTGGTTGCTGCATGAGCAGACAGAAGGACAGGTCTGAGCGCGAACCAGCCCAGCCACCACCAGGATCTGGAGGGCCAAAAGCAGCACAAAGAGGGGGTTGGACAGCGCCCCCTTCAGCCTACGACCTCTCATTGTCTGGCGCTGGAGGGAAGAAATCATTGTGTTCAGCATTCATAGTTCATCTGCTGTTCGTGTTCTctgcaaaaagaagaaaacagagaaaaaaatattcaggAACCACATTAATTAGTGAGGAGTACATAATGGATGTTGCTGTAGTGAGTTCAAGCTATCAATACAATATAGTTTTTAGTGCTAAATTGACAgaaaattgataaaagaaatTCATAATATATTTCTAGACTTCACAAAAGCTGATGCATCTACACTGGAGACtgaaaatgaaaaggagaaTTTAGCATTCTGATTAATTTCTTGTGAGCCCCTTCCTTATTGGAATCCTAAGCCTGGAACTATTTACTACACAAAGCCTTAGTCCTGAATAATTTACAAGTTTACCATCACACTCAATTAATGTGGCCCTGCACTGTCACAAACAAAtcgtagttttatttatttatttttttaaagatcatttttttgGGCTATGCCGCCTTTCATTTTTGAGAAGACAGCTAGGTAAGAAAGTAAAGAAagaggggggagacatcacacaaatcatcacaggtcgggttccaaccctggacctctgctttgaggcataaacctctcagtacacgTGCGCCTGGTCTACCACTGACCCAACCTGGCCACACAAACAACTCACAGTCTTAGTGCCAATGAAAAATGTgtacaaaatatactgtatgtccatgTTAAAAAGCAATACAAACTGAGAAATGCATTCATACTGTACACTGGGAAAAAGAGGAAGTTGAGCGATTCTTGCCTGATATTGTGCTGTGGCTTATATGTTAAACATAACAATATATTACCAAACTCATTGATGAATGTTATCCAGTGACAAAACAATGAGGGTTATTTTTCACTATCTCGACTTTCTAGTCAAATATTCTATAGCCTTTTTATTGCCTTTGGAATTATTTATCTGTGATTCATTTTCTGGGGtttcaaaaacagcatttttcatTGATTCatgattaatgtgtttttaccCAAAGCAGTACTGCTGTGCTGTTTACGTTTCATTACGATCCAATTTATTGTCACAGCAAAA of Etheostoma spectabile isolate EspeVRDwgs_2016 chromosome 1, UIUC_Espe_1.0, whole genome shotgun sequence contains these proteins:
- the lrrc4cb gene encoding leucine-rich repeat-containing protein 4C, producing MLNTMISSLQRQTMRGRRLKGALSNPLFVLLLALQILVVAGLVRAQTCPSVCSCSNQFSKVICTRRSLRDVPDGISTNTRYLNLQDNLIQVIKVDSFKHLRHLEILQLSKNHIRSIEIGAFNGLASLNTLELFDNRLTTIPNGAFEYLSKLKELWLRNNPIESIPSYAFNRVPSLRRLDLGELKRLSYISDGAFKDLSNLRYLNLGMCNLKEIPNILPLVRLEELEMSGNQLSVVKPSSFLGLVNLQKLWMMHAQIQTIERNSFDDLQSLVELNLAHNNLTFLPHDLFTPLHRLERVHLHHNPWNCNCDILWLSWWLKEAVPANTSCCARCHSPAVFKGRYIGELDHSYFQCDVPVIVEPPSDLNVTEGMGAELKCRTSSLTSISWLTPNGSLVTHGAYKVRLSVLNDGTLNFTSVTMQDTGTYTCMVSNTAGNISASAVLNVTSVENSGVTYFTTVTVETIETPGDDSQTPLPPFGWVSSSTTKGTPVSTRTTERTYTIPVLDLDGEGALNGLDEVMKTTKIIIGCFVAITLMAAVLLVIFYKMRKQHNQQDSDGPASSMEVITVEEELAGVAAMERHLTLPPLEHYNHYNTYKNTYHHAPMLSTIHSSTTQEPLLIQACSKDNVQETQI